TGTCATTAAATTTAGaaccgctttttttttttttaaacatttgaGCATAATAAGCCTATCTATATACCATTGTATCTGAGCCTCTGTGGTAAGGTGCAGGTGATCCTAATGAGAAGATGAACTCAGTCGTGTGGCAACAGGTTCGGCCTCGGTCAAGACCTCTTAGTTCCTCAGCATTTACTCTGTTTGCTGGCAACATTTCCTTCGATACCTCAGCAGAAGATCTATTTAGGATCTTCGGTAGGTACGGTAAGGTAGTTGACACCTTCATCCCCTGGAATCCCCATCTCAACAGACCTCGTGGGTATGGCTTCGTCAGATTTCAGTATGAAGACGATGCCAGAGCAGCGCTGAGAGTTCTGAATGGTAAAAGGGTTGACGGCAGGATCCTACTCGTCCAGATGGCAAAGGCAATGACATCTTCTCACCCCAACCAGCGACCCACTCGACCCACTACCCAACCCACCCGGCCAACTCCTCCCATTCCAGGGCAGACCAACAACCCCCTTAGCACCCTATCGGAGCCAAGATCGTTCGCCCAAGCGGTGCAGGATCCCATCCTCCCACAGCTCCCAGATGTTCAATCAAATGCATGTGTGACCCAAATGGTCCCAAACGTCATGCCCTATCCTGCCCATGGTACATTCACCATCCAAGCAGACAATAGGAGTGTTGCTCTGAAACTTAAAGAGCTGAGTTTAGCCCTGGTGGGCCAGGTTCTCGACGCTCACGTGCAAACTTCCCAAATCCTTCAAGAATTCAGGATCACCAGATACATGCCCTCCGCTTTGGACATTTCGTGTATAGGCTTAGACTCTTTCCTCTTGGTTTTCAAGTCGAGATCGGGAATGATCTCCTTCTTCTCAAACTCCATGCTTCACATGAAAATGGGCTTTGCTAAGGTAGAAGCCTGATGCTCTAAGCTCACCTCGCTAGgtgggtgttgagggtcaaatgttgtatatcagaccccagttgttATCTGAATTTACGAAcctggtactgtttaacggcccaattTAACTGTGTTTATGCTACAAGGTATATttacgagcttagactgaaacTGGGTAccaaaagcatagatttaacgctcagaattcaccaaggcaagggatggaccccatgggaccaagatcgatggatttacatacCAGAGATTcgaaaaaatcgagaaactgaatctcaagtggcctgaaagtcaattagaatgcaagatcacaaggtttccaccatctgttcagctcaaaacttcataaaTGACCTCAGGACTATAAATGAACTGTAAAAGTAAAATTTCAGTCATTAGATCCTTGTGTAAGTGGCCTAATGGACAGATTAGCACATAAATCCTCaatttggagcccacctgatatctagatatagttcaaatttggtctcaaccccttaaatagggtggaaaaatggatggacggcgcggatttttcacatgcatcacagtggaccccacgtacgACGTACATGTACACAGCACCTCCGCATGTGAGCCGCATCGGACCGGGAATCCCGGTCAAAGTCGGCTAACCCGACTCCTTCCACACCAGCAACAGCAGACGGGCGTGGTTCTGCCGATtctgagtagtggggcccactctctgCCCCATTTcatgatctgagccgtccatatGACCATAGGGGGGCCACACTCCCCTCCAAATTAGCCTTTTAGCCCATGTACGTGTACAAGCGTAGATTGACGAAAAACACAGGATGAACAGTGAgttgattttatacagtggaccacaccaaaactcgaccaaaacgaTTCCTTTCCAACTTAAAtttcaccaggaatccaatgaacggggtggatttcactgaaaacatcactattgggcccatCGAGCATGTCAGCACAAGAAAATTCGCATGAAGCCCGCGTCTGTGAAAATCGGCCACAGTGAGGCATTGTACGACCCATATGATGGTaggttggatgatctgaaccgtccaaaagaTCGGTCAGGGGGTCTTTACCCTAAACATGGAGCCATAATGGATTTCTTAGCTGTGTACTGTCCAAAAATCCCGTTCAAACGCAACTCGGCTTTTATTTTTCTGTTGTTGCGCACGTGAACCGACTCCAAACCGACCTTGCTCCCTATTGCTATAAAAGGAGACGTGAAAGAGAGCTTTGGAATAATCCTTGGACGTGGGATCTTGGAtgagcagccgtggaggccaaacgtgaagaagaaaaggaagagagtgaGAGGAGGACGGCTACCCATAAACTaagttttcttccttccttctttagttttttttcttttttgagatttagtTGATCATGattatggttggataaacctcttagctagggctaagaggtgaagcttgtagcgtgattggggtgtTAGCTTTGTTTTGActtatgtttattgaactctcatgaattctagtttgattataatgaatgtttttagttttaatggttggttgtgactcaaattacaataaatctacgatagcttgagatattttctttttatgtattgagatcgtgaacttgggaaccctattgtacaccattgtctcatgggcatggttgggtgatggaaccctttctaactttcacaattctcttatgattggttatgagaatggtaaattgttgttgtttgccatagtgtcctgggcatggttaggtgacggaatcacttccaaatcttcaccattcttatctattgatgattagatccatgagaagttcagagatctgacaaatctcttcctaccaattggataagataggactctgattccagttgtatccttAAATCAATGCAAGCTAgcttctcaattgctacaagtggatccttggcaccctagttccctacctttgaattctctaagttttagataaatatttcatcattattcccacaATTATatatgatttagatttcatcttaatctagttctagttctacttagtttcagactaCGTAAAggtttcaatcccttgggattcgacctcggtctcaccgagtttattactacatcacaaccctatacttgaggtgtGAACAGTGGAGGAAAATAGATTCAGCTATTTGGAATCCCAGCCCACGCCTGGATGGAATCGGTCTTCAAAGCTTTGGGAAACACCTTTGGGGATGTGGTGGAAGTGGAACAGAAGCTCAATTTAGGGACTTGCTCAAATACTAACTCGAGTCAAAGTTATTATTCCTCCGGGCACAGACACTCATTCACCCCGGGAACTAGTGGTAGTAGGAAAATCATTTCCCATCTGGCCGTCCATAGAGCATTCTGACTTGCCTTTGGAGCCACAATATAGTTTGCTCAGGGACCAGGAAACGACCAGGTAGTGGGTAGAGAGATCCTTCCACTACCCTGCCTCCCCAGGTGCGCAAGAGGCTACCTCCCCTTCCCAACCACAGGCCATTCCAGCCTCTTAACCTATTAGCCCTCGCCTCATATCGTCTCATAACCCACCTAGCCAACCCCTTCCCAGCTACCCTGCCCCTGGCCCTCGCCCATCCCCTGATCTCCCCCATCTTCCTCCTAGCCAACCACCTCCCAGCTACCCTGCCCCGGGCCCTCTCCCATCCCCGCCCCCCATCATTTTGAACCCCATTTAACCATGCCCATCCAAGGCCTACAGTGGCAGAACCCCTCCCATCAAGCAACTTAAGTCGTGAATACCAGCCCCACCCGTTAGCTCCCTCCCATGCCCTCTTCCCAGCTCCACATGGCACTCCTTTTCCATGCCATCTCATCCCCTCATCATGCTCTCTCCGAAGGGAACAGCCCCTTGAGGATTAGGAGAACTTTGAAGAAATTCCTAACGATCTTGACATAGAAGCTTGGAATGCAGCTTGGGACAAGAATTCATCCCCCCTTGAGGTCAGCTGGCCGTTGATCTCTCACCCTATTTCGACCCAACGTGCACTCCCCACAGCTTACCCCAACCCCCACACCCCGGCTCTTTTATCCctcgtgtaagacccgtatcctagcctgtactgttctatAGGTTTCCGCGGTCCTCCGGTCGAATTTCAATGACTCACGACATGTAGACAGCAATTGCCCGTAATCCCGAGTTGTATCCCTCATTCTAGAGTCCGCTCGACTTGAAAACTGTACCccagcgaccgcgccgttgccatggttccaacaccgtgacttgcacaccgatccaatacccaagccaggagaggTGGGCTAGCATTCATCTCgaggaaaaacgccgcgcgttactaatcccaagagaatcccatcaatcatatcaatcaagtacatatcactcccatcactcacacctatccccaagtacaactacccatccccaaaatttaactctccccatcacccatcactcacccatcacttctctcccatcacctccctctctctctctctcattctctctcttactCATTCTCAAGCAACCCGCGtacaagcaagctccatgagagagctttgtgtggcccacttcctatctcccatccccaccctccaaaaccaatctcgaccattgaatctcATTCATTGGAGTTCTaaaatgcgttgatggaaggagaagtccatgatcaaaggtgggtgattttattatttgattttgtgatttgagggcgcacatatgtgggacccatcttgatgtatgcattatatagggagggcccatagtggtggggtccctcccctcctcaccatctctctctctctctctccctctctctctctcccttaatgccgtggggcccacctgatgcgtgtgatatatccacaccatccaccacgtcggccccactttgatgtatgtggtgtgtcCACATCGTCTAGCAActtggatggtgagacccacaatggtgtatgtgtatcatccacaccgtccaaacctcTAGACAGTGGGACCACCTGCCACGTGTGTGGGGATCCACCTTAATACACGTGAGATCAGTCCTGGCCGTACAGGGCCTGGACGCTACcccatttcaaaaaaattaattaatatataataaataatattatattttattatatatggtgggacccattactaggaagcagattggctagtgtatttCACACGAGCTATGCAGCTGATGTGGGACGTCAGCAAGTcccgtggaccccaccgtgatcaTGAAGCCTGTGTTatatctagccgtccatctgtggacgagCAGCAAAAACAACTGCTGCGTTAACGTGGCATGTGGTGTGCGGTGTATCTAgtcatccatccatatacacagacgtggcccaccttggtggatgctttgcatccacacgtgtggggcctaccttgttgtATGGCCCTATCTTGCACCATCCAGCAGCTGCTAAACGGTGGGGcattaccatgatgtatgggtttcacccacaccgtccaggacggtgggtACCCATCATGTGATACGTGTCTCATTcccactgtccatttgttttggtaTGGGCCCACGCACACGAGTGGCATGTGTGGGGTGCGACCCACCTAgatgtacgtattctatatccTTGCCACGTgtgtggcctgccatgatgtatctctagcccgtccatcatctggacggtgttgtggactccaccatgatgtagattttgctccacaccgtccagttgtggaccccactttctaCACATGTGATGTCCAACCATCTGTTTGTTTGAGgacatgggccacaccttgatgtatttattttatacccactccatccatctatccagattagtgggacccaccatgatttatgaaattatcaacgccgtccatcatctggatagcgggtgtccaccatgatgtatatattatatccagaccatctaggGCGTCTAGAAGCCCTGGACAGCTATCCGACTATTATAGTGgcgccagcaagttctgtgatTCCATcacgatgaatgtgtttcatccaaccgtccatttgtggCCCCAGCAGCAGGGCAGCTGTTGTGTAGATGTCAGCAAGTCATGTGGGTCCCGTTTGGTGCATGTATTATATTCCACGCCATCCACCTATTTTACATCCATGCCGACCATATGTGAGATccgtcgtgatgtatgtattgtctaTCTATGTCATTCGTCCagtttcccagatcattttaaggactgacccaccttgatgtattttgacCCATTtcgtaaggcccaatgagatgtatttacggtccatatattgcggcccattatgatgtatttgaggcccattgtgatgtatccgagGCCTATAGGACGTTGCCATTgtgttatatgtgaggcccatggcgatgtatattaagcgcttatgtgaggccatgggcccactacacgtatggctctatgtgggccactccttgggaacaacgATCataaaatgtccacattgatgggcgataatggttagatgtctacactgtgaccttcccttaggccctttgtcgaggccgattccgattgtcgaggccgagtcaaattgccgagaccgattctgatttcgattgtcgaggccaatttcgattgttaaggctaattctgattctgattgtcgaggtcgattatcgaggccaattccaattgtcgaggccgatttcctATAATGGGTGTTGGTCTATTGACCGGGCCCATCAGGGTGATAAAGATGTGCAAGCTTAAATCGATGGTATGTACCCTAGGCTCGTAGAAAATGAAAGCAGTTGAGTTATGGATCAttgtagaagaaaaataaaagcccTCGAAGGGCTTCTTGCCTGAACTAAAAGAGGGGAAAAAGGGAAACTCTAACCCTAGAGCAGTCATTGCAACCTGTCTCTTACTCAAAGGGCAACAATTGATGGGATAACTATTGTTGGCACAACAAAGCTGATAGCTACTGCCACTGATGACACTAGGAACAATGGTGTCATTGGCCATCAATCGAAGAAGGCAACAACCCCAGATAAAGTCTATCATGTCGAAAACCATGTATGTTTTTGCTGTCACCCTTAAATTTTCTCAAATGTGACCAGATTCTGCAGGATCACCTCCAATTATTGTAGGGTTGGCGACAACAACAAAAGAAGGGTTTCAACCACACAAATGGTTAGTTGCTTATTTTGCCAGTTTTAATGATTACCACAGTCATCCAAATCTGATCCTGAAGTTATTAATGGCGGCCATGGCTACAGGGTCGGGGAAGAAAACCCATCACCACCGTAACATGTATCAATCCcctctttcctttttttgtttctttatgtCGGCACAAGGGCCAACGTTAATGGCTACCTTACATCAAAGCCAGTGATAGAAGTCTGCATTATGCCACTATTCTATAAGGAGCCAAGATTGGATTTATGATGACCTTATAATCGATCCGGACGGATCGAACTTTGGTTGGaatctgatgtagagtgggtcgcggacagtttcatggccaagatggatcagaaaaggctcgaacgacgacagaagtaatccgaaccgtcggaccttagatcgggcatatctcgcaatccggaatgagttatctgacgtaaaatatatgattttaggg
Above is a window of Magnolia sinica isolate HGM2019 unplaced genomic scaffold, MsV1 ctg379, whole genome shotgun sequence DNA encoding:
- the LOC131236323 gene encoding uncharacterized protein LOC131236323, with protein sequence MNSVVWQQVRPRSRPLSSSAFTLFAGNISFDTSAEDLFRIFGRYGKVVDTFIPWNPHLNRPRGYGFVRFQYEDDARAALRVLNGKRVDGRILLVQMAKAMTSSHPNQRPTRPTTQPTRPTPPIPGQTNNPLSTLSEPRSFAQAVQDPILPQLPDVQSNACVTQMVPNVMPYPAHGTFTIQADNRSVALKLKELSLALVGQVLDAHVQTSQILQEFRITRYMPSALDISCIGLDSFLLVFKSRSGMISFFSNSMLHMKMGFAKVEA